The Leptospira montravelensis genome includes the window GTTTTCTCAAAGATAATCGAATCGTTTTCAATATACATGGAAATAAATACAGATTAATTGTGAAAATTCATTACAATTTACAGACTGTCTTCATACGATTTATAGGTACGCACGAACAATACGATAAAATTAATGCTGAGGCGATTTAAATGAACATCAAACCTATTAAAAATCAAAAAGATCACTTAGAAGCTCTCTCTGAAATTGAAAAACTTTGGGATGCTAAGAAAAATACACCTGAATACGATAAATTAGATGTTCTAATTACTTTAGTTGATGCT containing:
- a CDS encoding type II toxin-antitoxin system HigB family toxin, whose protein sequence is MRVISRKILRDFYSIPKYSDSKIPIEVWFKDTSRASWKSPSDIKDKYRNASFLKDNRIVFNIHGNKYRLIVKIHYNLQTVFIRFIGTHEQYDKINAEAI